In Nocardia asteroides, the following proteins share a genomic window:
- a CDS encoding MaoC/PaaZ C-terminal domain-containing protein gives MTTSASAGVVFDGSGLGVWTDPEHFAVTAERIADYAAATNDPIEAHRGGAIAPPVFAVVPVFTSMAPAALSVAPVELLMKLVHGEQDFRFHRPIVAGDELVVRAKPIGYAGKPNGSTVVVYAETRDAAGELVNEQWMTAFFRKVDAGAGEGDQAPGHRIAEDDRAAAPVARVTAHIDSDQTFRYAPASGDPMPIHLDDEIARMAGLPGIINHGLCTMAFTSWAALTELAGGDTARLRRLAVRFAKPVLPGQDITTTLWRTGDGDHGVAAYAFETEAAGQIAITDGRVEIADA, from the coding sequence ATGACCACCTCCGCGTCGGCCGGGGTCGTCTTCGACGGCTCCGGCCTGGGGGTGTGGACCGACCCCGAACATTTCGCGGTCACCGCCGAACGTATCGCCGACTACGCCGCGGCGACCAACGACCCGATCGAGGCCCACCGCGGCGGGGCGATCGCGCCGCCGGTGTTCGCCGTCGTGCCGGTGTTCACCTCGATGGCGCCCGCCGCCCTGTCGGTGGCGCCGGTGGAACTGCTGATGAAGCTGGTCCACGGTGAACAGGACTTCCGGTTCCACCGGCCCATCGTGGCCGGCGACGAACTCGTGGTACGGGCCAAGCCGATCGGCTACGCGGGTAAGCCCAACGGATCCACCGTCGTCGTGTACGCCGAAACCCGCGACGCGGCAGGCGAACTGGTCAACGAACAATGGATGACCGCGTTCTTCCGCAAGGTCGACGCCGGAGCGGGCGAGGGCGACCAGGCACCCGGGCACCGGATCGCCGAGGACGACCGGGCCGCCGCGCCGGTCGCGCGGGTCACCGCGCACATCGACAGCGACCAGACCTTCCGCTATGCCCCCGCCTCCGGCGACCCGATGCCGATCCACCTCGACGACGAGATCGCCCGCATGGCGGGGCTGCCCGGCATCATCAACCACGGCCTGTGCACCATGGCGTTCACCTCGTGGGCGGCACTGACCGAACTGGCCGGTGGCGACACCGCCCGGCTGCGCCGCCTGGCCGTGCGCTTCGCCAAACCGGTCCTGCCCGGCCAGGACATCACCACCACGCTGTGGCGTACCGGCGACGGCGACCACGGCGTCGCCGCCTACGCCTTCGAGACCGAAGCGGCGGGCCAGATCGCGATCACCGACGGCCGCGTCGAGATCGCCGACGCCTGA
- a CDS encoding SDR family oxidoreductase: MGKLDGRVAVITGAGRGIGREHALLFAREGAQVVVNDLGGANDGTGTDAGPAQQVVDEITAAGGVAVANTDDIATWAGAKALIDQAVGEYGTLDIVVNNAGILRDAFIAGMDESQWDAVIAVHLKGHAATLHHAAAYWKAQAKAGTPVAASVINTASASGTFMPNAGQGNYGAAKAGIAALTLVAADELERYGVRVNAIAPIARTRLTLATPGMGALFAAEVPEGEFDAFAPANISPLVAHLAEAGCPLTGKVFAVQGGAIVELAGWHDVRTVETDGPWTIDEVAARLKETV; this comes from the coding sequence ATGGGAAAGCTTGACGGTCGCGTCGCGGTCATCACCGGCGCGGGACGTGGCATCGGCCGCGAACACGCGCTGCTGTTCGCTCGCGAGGGCGCGCAGGTCGTGGTCAACGACCTCGGCGGCGCCAACGACGGCACCGGCACCGACGCGGGCCCGGCCCAGCAGGTGGTCGACGAGATCACCGCCGCCGGCGGGGTCGCCGTGGCCAACACCGACGACATCGCCACCTGGGCCGGGGCGAAAGCCCTGATCGACCAGGCGGTCGGCGAATACGGCACGCTCGACATCGTGGTGAACAACGCGGGCATCCTGCGCGACGCGTTCATCGCGGGCATGGACGAATCTCAGTGGGACGCCGTCATCGCAGTGCACCTCAAGGGCCACGCGGCCACCCTGCACCACGCCGCCGCCTACTGGAAGGCGCAGGCCAAGGCGGGTACCCCGGTCGCGGCGTCGGTGATCAACACCGCCTCGGCCTCGGGCACGTTCATGCCGAACGCGGGGCAGGGCAATTACGGTGCCGCCAAGGCGGGCATCGCCGCACTCACCCTGGTCGCCGCCGACGAACTCGAACGCTATGGCGTGCGGGTCAACGCGATCGCCCCGATCGCGCGCACCCGGCTGACGCTGGCCACCCCCGGCATGGGCGCGCTGTTCGCCGCCGAGGTGCCCGAGGGCGAATTCGACGCCTTCGCCCCCGCCAACATCTCCCCGCTGGTCGCGCACCTGGCCGAGGCCGGCTGCCCGCTCACCGGCAAGGTGTTCGCCGTGCAGGGCGGGGCGATCGTCGAACTCGCCGGCTGGCACGACGTGCGCACCGTCGAGACCGACGGCCCGTGGACCATCGACGAGGTCGCGGCGCGGCTGAAGGAGACGGTGTGA
- a CDS encoding acyl-CoA dehydrogenase, which translates to MARNSYELGVGVGEEHLALADAVAGFAERTVTAEIVRTAVESTETGKQLPYWDALVAQDLLGLHVPEELGGQGAGLLTLAVALEPLGRAVHTGPFVPTALASAVLAQADGAWARAQLPGLVDGSRTGAVALASALTGVARDDALLVDGTADGVVGAVSADVIIAPVTVDGTPRWVAFENTDLTVTAQDSVDVLRGSARLHADSVTVPAERVLEVSPERVRSLAAVVLGAEAVGVMSWCVSTAAEYAKTRVQFGRPIGQFQGVKHKCAHMGIALEKARAVLWDAASALDRGDETADYAAAIAALIVPDAAVQVAQDCIQVHGGIGFTWEHDAHLYYRRALALRGQLGTRETRAEAVAGYALAGLTLSSELELPAEAEQIRAGIRAELAEIAAIDDEDDQLVALGDGGWNLPHLPRPYGRSASPLEQVVISQELRASGIPMPQLLMGTWAVGAIVPHGDERQKRELVVPTLRGEVVWCQLFSEPGAGSDLASLTTKATKVEGGWRVTGQKIWTTVAQFAEWAMLIARTSPDKPKHEGITYFVLDMSSPGITVRPLREMTGSALFNEVFLDDVFIPDANVVGAVDDGWHVARTTLAGERVALSQKMEAYATDTDLLRFAIGRELSPVARYHVGELMAESRAVDVIGSRVVLKQLSGIDVSTTSSVGKLLGMALGQAISEFVVAELGTAGVVSVPGERSDHAMEQLIAGRATTIYGGTTEVQLNVIGERMLGLPRDASA; encoded by the coding sequence ATGGCACGCAACAGCTATGAACTCGGTGTGGGCGTCGGCGAGGAGCACCTCGCCCTGGCCGACGCGGTCGCGGGGTTCGCCGAACGGACCGTCACCGCCGAGATCGTCCGCACCGCGGTCGAATCCACGGAGACGGGCAAGCAGTTGCCCTACTGGGACGCGCTGGTCGCCCAGGATCTGCTCGGCCTGCACGTGCCCGAGGAGCTGGGCGGCCAGGGCGCGGGGCTGCTGACCCTGGCGGTCGCGCTCGAGCCGCTGGGTCGCGCCGTGCACACCGGCCCGTTCGTGCCGACCGCACTGGCGAGCGCGGTGCTGGCGCAGGCCGATGGAGCGTGGGCACGGGCGCAGCTGCCCGGCCTGGTCGACGGGTCACGCACCGGCGCGGTCGCGCTGGCCTCGGCGCTGACCGGGGTGGCCCGTGATGATGCGCTGCTCGTCGACGGGACCGCCGACGGCGTGGTGGGGGCGGTGTCGGCGGATGTGATCATCGCGCCGGTCACCGTCGACGGCACGCCGCGCTGGGTCGCGTTCGAGAACACCGACCTCACCGTCACCGCCCAGGACAGCGTCGACGTGCTGCGCGGTTCGGCTCGGCTGCACGCGGATTCGGTCACCGTGCCTGCGGAGCGGGTGCTCGAGGTGTCGCCGGAGCGGGTGCGGTCGCTCGCCGCGGTCGTGCTCGGCGCCGAAGCGGTGGGCGTGATGTCGTGGTGCGTCTCGACCGCGGCCGAATACGCCAAGACCCGGGTGCAGTTCGGTCGGCCGATCGGCCAGTTCCAGGGCGTCAAGCACAAGTGCGCGCACATGGGCATCGCGCTGGAGAAGGCGCGGGCGGTGCTGTGGGACGCCGCCTCGGCGCTGGATCGCGGCGACGAGACCGCGGACTACGCGGCCGCCATCGCGGCACTGATCGTGCCCGACGCGGCGGTGCAGGTCGCCCAGGACTGCATCCAGGTGCACGGCGGAATCGGGTTCACCTGGGAACACGACGCGCACCTGTACTACCGGCGGGCGCTGGCGCTGCGCGGCCAGCTCGGGACACGCGAGACCCGGGCCGAGGCCGTGGCCGGCTACGCGCTGGCGGGGCTGACGCTGTCCAGCGAACTGGAACTGCCCGCCGAGGCCGAGCAGATCCGGGCCGGGATCCGGGCCGAACTGGCTGAGATCGCGGCGATCGACGACGAGGACGACCAGCTCGTCGCCCTCGGTGACGGCGGCTGGAACCTGCCGCACCTGCCGCGGCCCTACGGCCGCTCGGCCTCGCCGCTCGAGCAGGTGGTGATCTCGCAGGAGCTCAGGGCTTCCGGTATTCCGATGCCCCAGCTGCTGATGGGCACCTGGGCGGTCGGTGCGATCGTCCCGCACGGTGACGAACGGCAGAAGCGGGAACTGGTGGTGCCGACGCTGCGCGGCGAGGTGGTGTGGTGTCAGCTGTTCAGCGAGCCCGGCGCGGGTTCGGACCTGGCGAGCCTGACGACCAAGGCCACCAAGGTCGAGGGCGGCTGGCGGGTCACCGGGCAGAAGATCTGGACCACCGTGGCGCAGTTCGCCGAATGGGCGATGCTGATCGCGCGCACCAGCCCGGACAAGCCCAAGCACGAGGGCATCACCTACTTCGTGCTCGACATGTCCAGCCCGGGGATCACGGTGCGGCCGCTGCGGGAGATGACCGGGTCGGCGCTGTTCAACGAGGTGTTCCTCGACGACGTGTTCATCCCCGACGCGAACGTGGTCGGCGCGGTCGACGACGGCTGGCACGTGGCGCGCACGACACTGGCCGGTGAGCGGGTGGCGCTGAGCCAGAAGATGGAGGCCTACGCCACCGACACCGACCTGCTGCGGTTCGCGATCGGGCGCGAGCTGTCGCCGGTGGCGCGCTACCACGTCGGCGAGCTGATGGCCGAGAGCCGGGCGGTGGATGTCATCGGGTCCAGGGTGGTGCTGAAACAGCTGTCCGGCATCGATGTGTCCACCACCTCCAGCGTCGGCAAGCTGCTGGGAATGGCGCTGGGCCAAGCGATCTCGGAGTTCGTGGTCGCCGAACTCGGCACCGCCGGGGTGGTGTCGGTACCCGGGGAACGCAGCGATCACGCGATGGAACAGCTCATCGCGGGCCGCGCCACCACCATCTACGGCGGCACCACCGAAGTGCAGCTCAACGTCATCGGCGAACGGATGCTCGGACTACCGCGCGACGCGTCGGCCTGA
- a CDS encoding TetR/AcrR family transcriptional regulator — MTAPRADGRASRWDRHRAERRDRILAAALQAVQTQGASVGVQEIADLAQVPRSVLYRLFKDRQDLDEQLRARIVDDLMAVLAPTLRPQGTVAEAIARSVDAYVGWIAANPRLHYFLGAGSEGKQQRHNSPIVSGTKIAIAGTVREVFENALRAQSAPVAVAEPMAFGLVGFVDGSVNRWLSRSMQPMDAAELSSYLQEAIWAVVDSTLRKVGVMLNPLTPMADLVTPPAEA; from the coding sequence GTGACCGCACCGCGCGCCGATGGCAGGGCCAGTCGGTGGGACCGGCATCGCGCCGAACGCCGCGACCGGATTCTCGCGGCGGCACTGCAGGCCGTGCAGACCCAGGGCGCCTCGGTGGGGGTGCAGGAGATCGCCGATCTCGCGCAGGTCCCGCGGTCGGTGCTGTACCGGCTGTTCAAGGACCGCCAGGATCTCGACGAGCAGCTGCGCGCCCGCATCGTCGACGATCTGATGGCGGTGCTGGCGCCCACCCTGCGTCCGCAGGGCACCGTCGCGGAGGCCATCGCCCGCTCGGTCGACGCCTACGTGGGCTGGATCGCCGCCAACCCCCGGTTGCACTACTTCCTCGGCGCCGGATCGGAAGGCAAGCAGCAGCGGCACAATTCGCCGATCGTGTCCGGTACCAAGATCGCCATCGCGGGCACGGTGCGCGAGGTGTTCGAGAACGCGCTGCGCGCCCAGTCCGCCCCGGTCGCTGTCGCCGAACCGATGGCGTTCGGGCTGGTCGGGTTCGTCGACGGCAGCGTCAACCGATGGCTGAGCCGCTCGATGCAACCCATGGACGCCGCGGAACTGTCGTCGTATCTGCAGGAAGCGATCTGGGCGGTGGTGGACAGCACCCTGCGCAAGGTCGGTGTCATGCTCAATCCGCTGACCCCGATGGCCGACCTGGTCACCCCGCCCGCCGAGGCCTAG
- a CDS encoding TetR/AcrR family transcriptional regulator, with translation MTEPGALSPGRRTRPAKAGSATEPGAEPQARAVRRRPKNRRAQIAAESAAAFGAHGYHGVSMDDIARRLDISSTALYRHFPSKYALFRAELLRLSGLALRAVGLPEEAAGWSPRQRLDHVLGAIVAATVANRPTAALARWERRYLEPEDLRQFSDQFATAITGLRRLIGAVRPELDGHDRAVRAVSIYAVISSIGDHHATVPAKTLAALLRSASWSLIEADLSGHRTVRPVFRPRPQPFMHEQLLHRAVELFHERGYPNVSVEDIAAAAELSSASAVYRYHRSKSDLLVAAFRRAADRVSAAIRPATATSDSPAAALGTLIELYVSGSFTERSLTFVYYAEFRHVDQTDQVTLRHLQQLIVTEWARLVVAARPELSMGAARILVHAAFSLVVDLGRTFGDDGICPQDMVIGLLETVLLGRPRPR, from the coding sequence GTGACCGAACCCGGCGCGCTATCCCCCGGCCGCCGCACCCGCCCCGCGAAGGCCGGTTCGGCGACCGAGCCGGGCGCCGAACCGCAGGCCAGGGCCGTGCGACGCCGACCGAAGAACCGGCGCGCGCAGATCGCCGCGGAATCGGCGGCGGCGTTCGGCGCGCACGGCTATCACGGCGTGAGCATGGACGACATCGCCCGCAGGCTCGACATCAGCTCCACCGCCCTGTACCGGCATTTCCCGAGCAAGTACGCCCTGTTCCGGGCCGAACTGCTGCGGCTGTCGGGGCTGGCGCTGCGGGCGGTCGGGCTGCCCGAGGAGGCGGCGGGCTGGTCGCCGCGGCAGCGGCTCGATCATGTGCTCGGCGCGATCGTCGCCGCCACCGTCGCCAACCGGCCCACCGCCGCGCTGGCCCGCTGGGAGCGGCGCTACCTCGAACCCGAGGACCTGCGGCAGTTCAGCGACCAGTTCGCCACGGCCATCACCGGTCTGCGCCGGCTCATCGGCGCGGTCCGCCCGGAGCTGGACGGGCACGATCGCGCGGTGCGGGCCGTCTCCATCTACGCGGTGATCAGCAGTATCGGCGACCATCACGCGACCGTGCCCGCGAAAACGCTGGCGGCACTGCTGCGTTCGGCGAGTTGGTCACTGATCGAGGCGGACCTGTCCGGTCACCGGACCGTGCGGCCGGTGTTCCGGCCGCGGCCGCAGCCGTTCATGCACGAGCAACTGCTGCACCGGGCCGTCGAGTTGTTCCACGAGCGCGGCTATCCGAACGTGAGTGTCGAGGACATCGCCGCCGCCGCCGAACTGTCCTCGGCTTCGGCCGTCTACCGCTATCACCGCAGCAAGAGCGATCTGCTGGTCGCCGCGTTCCGGCGCGCCGCCGATCGCGTCTCGGCGGCGATCCGCCCGGCCACCGCCACCTCCGACAGCCCGGCGGCCGCGCTGGGCACGCTGATCGAGCTGTACGTGTCGGGCTCGTTCACCGAGCGGTCGCTGACCTTCGTCTACTACGCGGAGTTCCGCCATGTCGACCAGACCGACCAGGTGACCCTGCGCCATCTGCAGCAGCTGATCGTCACCGAGTGGGCGCGCCTGGTGGTCGCCGCGCGGCCGGAGCTGTCGATGGGTGCGGCACGCATCCTCGTGCACGCCGCGTTCAGCCTGGTCGTCGACCTCGGCCGCACCTTCGGCGACGACGGGATCTGCCCGCAGGACATGGTGATCGGCCTGCTCGAGACGGTGCTGCTCGGTCGGCCGCGGCCGCGCTAG